The following are encoded in a window of Alphaproteobacteria bacterium LSUCC0719 genomic DNA:
- a CDS encoding carbohydrate ABC transporter permease: MARAVSRKSRIINTAIAGTLGFLMFFPILWIVILSLKTEENAIRAPLEVLFSSGWTLESFSTVQERSDYFKHFSNSVIISIGSTLLGLLIAIPAAWAMAFVPAKGTKHVLMWMLSTKMLPPVGVLVPIYLIFRDFGLLDTRIGLTIILMLINLPIIIWMLFTYFREIPGEILEAGRMDGATLREEIIYVLMPMALPGMASTALLNIILAWNEAFWTINLTAANAAPLTAFIVSYSSPEGLFYAKLSAASVMAIAPILIIGWFSQKQLVRGLTFGAVK; encoded by the coding sequence ATGGCACGCGCTGTTTCAAGGAAGTCCAGGATCATCAACACAGCCATCGCCGGCACTCTGGGGTTCCTGATGTTCTTCCCCATCCTGTGGATTGTCATTCTGTCCCTGAAGACCGAAGAGAACGCCATCAGGGCACCGCTGGAGGTGCTGTTCAGTTCCGGCTGGACGCTGGAGAGTTTCAGCACCGTTCAGGAAAGATCCGATTATTTCAAACATTTCTCCAACTCGGTGATCATTTCCATCGGGTCCACATTGCTTGGTCTTTTGATCGCGATCCCCGCCGCCTGGGCGATGGCTTTCGTTCCCGCCAAGGGCACAAAGCATGTATTGATGTGGATGTTGTCGACAAAGATGCTGCCGCCGGTGGGCGTGCTGGTGCCAATTTATCTGATTTTCCGGGATTTCGGACTATTGGACACCCGGATCGGACTGACCATCATTCTGATGCTGATCAATCTGCCGATCATCATCTGGATGCTGTTCACCTATTTCCGTGAAATTCCCGGCGAAATTCTGGAAGCAGGCCGCATGGATGGCGCGACGCTTCGCGAGGAAATCATCTATGTCCTGATGCCGATGGCGCTTCCCGGGATGGCCTCAACGGCGCTGCTCAACATCATTCTGGCATGGAATGAGGCCTTCTGGACCATCAATTTGACAGCGGCGAACGCGGCGCCCCTGACAGCATTCATCGTCAGTTACTCCAGCCCGGAAGGATTGTTTTACGCTAAATTGAGTGCGGCATCAGTCATGGCGATTGCGCCGATTCTGATCATTGGCTGGTTCAGCCAGAAACAGCTTGTTCGCGGCCTGACCTTCGGCGCCGTGAAGTAG
- a CDS encoding carbohydrate ABC transporter permease: protein MATKASRTAARLMVSPAVLLLLGWMIVPLSMTVYFSFLYYNLLQPGATPFAGWENYYWFVTDPSFKAAIINTLVLVGGVLCITTIGGLGLAILLDRPMFGQGIIRIMVIAPFFVMPTVAALVWKNMFMNPVNGVFGRVANSLGFPPIDFFGQIPLVSITVIVSWMWLPFATLILLTALQSLDHEQLEAAEMDGAGWWNRFWFIVLPHLARAITVVILIQTIFLLSIFAEILVTTNGGPGTATTNLTYLIYVSSLLQFDVGMGSAGGVIAIILANIVAIFLMRMIGKNLDA, encoded by the coding sequence ATGGCTACGAAAGCGTCCAGGACTGCTGCACGACTTATGGTCTCGCCTGCGGTGCTTCTGCTTCTTGGCTGGATGATTGTGCCCCTGAGCATGACCGTCTATTTCTCGTTCCTCTACTACAATCTCCTGCAGCCCGGCGCGACCCCCTTTGCCGGCTGGGAGAATTACTACTGGTTTGTGACCGACCCCAGCTTCAAGGCCGCCATCATCAACACGCTGGTGCTTGTTGGAGGTGTACTTTGCATCACGACCATCGGGGGTCTGGGGCTGGCGATCCTGCTGGACAGGCCAATGTTCGGGCAGGGCATCATCAGGATCATGGTCATCGCACCATTTTTTGTGATGCCGACCGTGGCCGCGCTGGTCTGGAAAAACATGTTCATGAACCCGGTGAATGGGGTGTTTGGACGCGTCGCCAACAGTCTTGGCTTTCCGCCGATCGACTTTTTCGGTCAAATCCCGTTGGTCTCGATCACTGTCATCGTGTCCTGGATGTGGCTTCCCTTTGCAACCTTGATCCTGCTCACGGCCCTGCAATCGCTGGACCATGAACAGCTGGAAGCGGCAGAAATGGACGGGGCCGGCTGGTGGAACAGGTTCTGGTTCATCGTTCTGCCGCATCTGGCCCGCGCCATTACCGTTGTCATCCTTATCCAGACGATTTTCCTTTTGTCGATCTTTGCGGAAATTCTGGTGACAACCAATGGCGGGCCCGGTACGGCAACCACCAACCTGACCTATCTGATCTATGTGTCATCGCTGCTGCAGTTCGATGTCGGCATGGGTAGCGCGGGCGGTGTGATCGCGATCATCCTGGCAAATATTGTCGCGATCTTCCTGATGCGGATGATCGGCAAGAACCTGGACGCATAA
- a CDS encoding sugar ABC transporter substrate-binding protein translates to MKLRNTLLSAAALVSVASTAAIADEITVATVNNADMIVMQKLAPQWEKATGHTINWVVLEENVLRQRTTQDIATGGGSFDIMFIGAYETPIWGANGWLTSLDDFYDDASYDANDIFQLVRNGLSANGSLYAVPLYSETSFTFYRTDVFKAAGVEVPSEQMTYTEFANMVAKVHDPDNGIYGTCQRGKAGWGENMAFIGPLANAYGARWFDEDWNPQLDSPEWNAAVTYYVDLMTKYGPPGATANGHNENRALFKDGKCATWVDATSAANDIRNPKTSGVADKTDFFKAPKQATAKGTGWFWSWALAIPASSKKADIAKDFLKWGTSKEYFQMVGETEGWVAVPSGTRKSIHEDPRLLKAAPFAETIKNAIFSVDPADPSLLPVPYTGVQFVAIPEFQGIGTYVGQQISAALAGTQSVETALENSQKFAKREMTKAGYYK, encoded by the coding sequence ATGAAACTTCGTAACACACTTCTCTCGGCAGCCGCGCTGGTATCTGTTGCATCCACCGCTGCAATCGCCGACGAGATCACAGTCGCGACAGTCAATAACGCTGACATGATTGTGATGCAAAAGCTGGCACCTCAGTGGGAAAAGGCTACCGGCCACACCATCAACTGGGTTGTTCTGGAGGAAAACGTTCTCCGCCAGCGCACCACGCAGGACATCGCGACCGGTGGTGGTTCCTTCGACATCATGTTCATCGGTGCCTATGAGACACCGATCTGGGGCGCCAATGGCTGGCTGACATCGCTTGACGATTTCTATGATGATGCCAGCTATGACGCCAACGACATCTTCCAGCTGGTGCGTAACGGCCTGTCTGCAAATGGCAGCCTCTATGCCGTTCCGCTTTATTCTGAGACTTCGTTCACCTTCTACAGAACCGACGTCTTCAAGGCGGCCGGTGTTGAAGTGCCGAGCGAGCAGATGACCTACACCGAGTTTGCCAACATGGTGGCAAAGGTCCATGATCCGGATAACGGCATCTATGGTACCTGCCAGCGTGGCAAGGCCGGCTGGGGCGAGAACATGGCGTTCATTGGTCCGCTCGCCAATGCCTATGGCGCACGTTGGTTCGATGAAGACTGGAACCCACAGCTCGATTCGCCAGAATGGAATGCTGCTGTAACTTACTATGTCGACCTGATGACCAAATATGGCCCTCCAGGTGCAACAGCAAACGGTCACAACGAAAACCGTGCGCTGTTCAAGGACGGCAAGTGCGCGACTTGGGTTGATGCGACATCGGCTGCGAACGATATCCGCAACCCGAAGACCTCCGGCGTTGCTGACAAGACCGACTTCTTCAAGGCTCCCAAGCAGGCAACTGCAAAGGGTACCGGTTGGTTCTGGTCATGGGCACTGGCCATCCCGGCCAGCTCGAAAAAAGCCGACATCGCGAAAGACTTCCTGAAGTGGGGTACTTCGAAGGAGTACTTCCAGATGGTTGGCGAGACCGAGGGCTGGGTTGCTGTTCCAAGCGGAACACGCAAGTCGATCCATGAAGATCCACGCCTTCTCAAGGCCGCTCCTTTTGCTGAGACGATCAAGAATGCGATTTTCTCGGTGGATCCTGCAGACCCATCGCTGCTTCCTGTTCCCTACACCGGTGTTCAGTTCGTAGCGATCCCTGAGTTCCAGGGCATCGGCACCTATGTCGGTCAGCAGATCTCTGCTGCTCTGGCAGGTACGCAGTCTGTTGAGACGGCTCTGGAAAACAGCCAGAAATTCGCAAAGCGCGAAATGACCAAGGCTGGTTACTACAAATAG
- a CDS encoding LacI family DNA-binding transcriptional regulator, protein MTEFSEAIGVSRPTVSKYFHDPDSVRETTRRKIEAAIAEYDYHPNLFAINQNRKSTKTIGIMVPYLADPFFGEMVRILERLCIDRGFWPIVFSAHGQQALENDALSTLQSLRPAGALIAPLGRSSDLGTIERFTREVPTVIFDSNVEVGAAFVGSNNFQSIGIIVEYLCRTGEPPSFFEMPPVNPNASTRREAFIQAMERLGHQPRVIQVDGTGWDFEKIGFEEGRRLIREAALPSATILCSNDRLAIGLTAAAYQQGLRVGHGSGCALRIAGHDDHPWSQFTCPPLTTVSQDYNAIAERSVDSLFEIIDGSSRQIGRPEILFEGTLVMRSSA, encoded by the coding sequence ATGACTGAATTCTCCGAGGCAATCGGGGTCTCCAGACCGACTGTTTCAAAATATTTTCATGATCCGGACAGTGTGCGCGAGACGACGAGACGGAAGATCGAGGCCGCCATCGCGGAATATGACTACCACCCCAATCTCTTTGCCATAAATCAGAACCGCAAATCCACGAAGACTATCGGCATCATGGTGCCCTATCTGGCAGACCCGTTCTTCGGCGAGATGGTTCGTATCCTTGAGCGGTTGTGCATCGACAGGGGGTTCTGGCCGATTGTCTTCAGCGCGCACGGGCAACAGGCGCTGGAGAATGATGCATTGTCGACGCTGCAATCGCTGCGCCCTGCCGGCGCGTTGATTGCCCCGCTTGGACGAAGTTCCGATCTGGGGACAATCGAGCGTTTCACCAGAGAGGTGCCGACAGTCATCTTTGACAGCAATGTTGAAGTGGGCGCGGCCTTTGTGGGTTCAAACAATTTCCAAAGCATTGGAATTATTGTCGAATATCTCTGTCGGACTGGGGAGCCCCCAAGCTTTTTTGAAATGCCGCCGGTCAATCCGAATGCCAGTACGCGCCGGGAGGCCTTCATTCAGGCGATGGAACGTTTGGGCCATCAGCCGCGCGTCATCCAGGTTGACGGAACGGGGTGGGATTTCGAGAAAATAGGTTTTGAAGAAGGGCGGCGTCTGATTCGGGAGGCGGCTTTGCCATCGGCAACCATTCTGTGCAGCAATGACCGGCTTGCCATTGGCCTGACCGCAGCGGCCTATCAACAGGGGCTGCGTGTCGGGCATGGATCCGGGTGTGCGTTGCGGATTGCGGGGCATGATGACCACCCCTGGTCGCAATTCACCTGTCCGCCGCTGACGACGGTTTCCCAAGATTACAATGCCATCGCCGAGCGCAGCGTTGACAGTCTCTTTGAAATCATTGACGGCAGCAGCCGGCAGATTGGTCGCCCAGAGATATTGTTCGAAGGCACGCTTGTCATGCGCTCGTCTGCCTGA
- a CDS encoding sugar kinase, protein MKKILVIGEILVEIMADSEGEGFRQPQPLTGPFPSGAPAIYASQAARLGQPVAIISAVGDDDFGHLNLDRLKGDGVDISGVRIDSERPTGSAFVRYRTDGSRDFVFNIQHSACGTLDASAQAPELMGAADHIHIMGSSLSSPAFADLNLAAAAAIKARGGTVSFDPNLRKEMLATPGLEVALKQALDLTDLFLPSGEELMLLTGSMDEDAAINELIAGGVTAIVHKNGAAGACYHDANDAIEIPSFAVDEIDPTGAGDSFCGAFTAHWLRGTPPRQALQYAAAAGALAVTRRGPMEGVFDQRRLDEFVNENQTGMASK, encoded by the coding sequence ATGAAGAAGATTTTGGTAATCGGAGAGATCCTTGTCGAGATCATGGCGGACAGTGAAGGTGAGGGGTTTCGGCAGCCACAGCCCCTGACGGGCCCCTTCCCTTCCGGCGCGCCGGCCATTTATGCCAGCCAGGCCGCCAGACTGGGACAGCCGGTTGCCATCATCTCGGCCGTTGGCGATGACGATTTCGGCCACCTCAATCTAGACCGGCTGAAGGGGGATGGCGTCGACATCTCAGGGGTCAGGATCGACAGCGAACGCCCGACCGGAAGCGCTTTTGTGCGGTATCGTACCGATGGATCACGGGATTTCGTATTCAATATCCAACACAGCGCCTGTGGGACATTGGATGCATCGGCACAGGCCCCGGAATTGATGGGCGCGGCCGATCATATCCACATCATGGGATCCTCGCTGTCCAGCCCAGCATTTGCCGATCTCAATCTTGCGGCGGCCGCGGCCATCAAAGCCAGGGGCGGCACGGTTTCCTTTGATCCCAATCTGCGCAAGGAAATGCTGGCTACCCCCGGGCTGGAGGTGGCTTTGAAACAAGCGCTCGATCTCACGGATCTCTTCCTGCCAAGCGGAGAAGAGCTTATGTTACTGACCGGGTCAATGGACGAGGACGCGGCCATCAATGAGCTGATTGCCGGCGGCGTGACCGCCATTGTCCACAAGAATGGTGCGGCCGGCGCCTGTTACCATGACGCGAATGATGCCATCGAGATACCGTCCTTTGCGGTTGATGAAATTGATCCTACCGGTGCCGGCGACAGTTTTTGTGGGGCCTTCACGGCGCATTGGCTTCGCGGCACGCCCCCCCGGCAGGCGCTGCAATATGCGGCAGCAGCCGGTGCCCTCGCCGTAACAAGGAGAGGCCCAATGGAAGGTGTGTTTGATCAACGGCGGCTTGATGAATTCGTGAATGAAAATCAGACTGGAATGGCGTCGAAATGA
- a CDS encoding class II D-tagatose-bisphosphate aldolase, non-catalytic subunit has translation MTSVTQLIARHRAGQVVGLPCFCTANEYVLRAVLAYAAKTGFPTVIEATCNQVNQDGGYTGMTPDEFVTWVHQMAAECGVPTSQLILGGDHLGPNPWKSEPVESAMEKACELVRLYVEAGFTKIHLDASMACGGEANPSFEQIADRSADLCAVAEAHSPFPDRLVYIIGTEVPIPGGETEEPATLDVTPVSNFLRTLQTHKDAWSARGLDAAWQRIISVVTQPGVDFGHTSIYPFAPEKAHHLRDAIRAVDNLVFEAHSTDYQSTEALADLVGCHFFFLKVGPELTFRFREAIFALATLEDQLCPDSASGIRRVINEQMDTNPEYWQDYYRGTDQEIDLLKTYSYSDRIRYYWAIEDVSIALDLLLASLRSAGMPETLISQAFMGMEFGAMPDDPALLITQHVQRCVRRYFEAAGFREGIADA, from the coding sequence ATGACTTCTGTTACGCAGCTTATTGCCCGGCACCGCGCTGGACAGGTCGTTGGGCTTCCCTGTTTCTGCACCGCCAATGAATATGTGTTGCGGGCGGTTCTGGCCTACGCCGCCAAAACCGGCTTTCCGACCGTGATCGAAGCCACATGCAATCAGGTCAATCAGGATGGCGGATATACCGGCATGACACCGGATGAATTCGTCACTTGGGTGCATCAAATGGCTGCGGAGTGTGGTGTTCCAACAAGCCAGCTCATTCTCGGCGGTGATCATCTTGGGCCAAATCCCTGGAAATCTGAACCTGTTGAGAGCGCCATGGAAAAGGCGTGCGAGCTTGTCAGGCTCTATGTGGAGGCAGGTTTCACGAAGATCCATCTCGATGCCAGCATGGCCTGTGGCGGAGAGGCCAATCCAAGCTTTGAACAGATCGCCGACCGCTCTGCAGACCTGTGCGCCGTTGCCGAGGCGCATTCACCCTTTCCGGACAGGCTGGTCTATATCATCGGAACCGAGGTTCCCATCCCAGGCGGCGAAACCGAGGAACCCGCGACGCTTGATGTAACCCCTGTATCGAATTTCTTGCGAACCTTGCAGACCCACAAGGATGCCTGGTCGGCGCGCGGGCTGGATGCTGCCTGGCAGCGCATCATTTCGGTTGTAACGCAGCCTGGTGTGGATTTTGGACATACCTCCATCTATCCCTTTGCGCCGGAAAAGGCCCATCACCTTCGCGATGCCATTCGCGCTGTCGACAATCTGGTCTTCGAAGCCCATTCGACGGACTATCAGTCAACCGAAGCGTTGGCCGATCTGGTTGGCTGTCATTTTTTCTTTTTGAAGGTAGGGCCGGAGCTGACATTCAGATTTCGTGAGGCCATCTTTGCGCTGGCCACCCTGGAGGATCAGCTTTGCCCCGACAGCGCCTCGGGCATTCGCCGGGTCATAAACGAACAGATGGATACAAACCCTGAATATTGGCAGGATTATTACCGCGGCACCGATCAGGAAATCGATCTGTTGAAGACCTACAGCTACAGTGACCGTATTCGCTATTACTGGGCGATTGAGGATGTGTCCATTGCGCTGGACCTTCTGTTGGCCTCCCTCAGATCCGCAGGCATGCCGGAAACCCTTATATCCCAGGCCTTTATGGGTATGGAGTTCGGGGCGATGCCGGATGACCCTGCCTTGCTGATCACACAGCATGTGCAACGCTGTGTGAGGCGGTATTTCGAGGCGGCCGGATTTCGTGAAGGGATAGCCGATGCCTGA
- a CDS encoding AAA family ATPase: MPETVTSSKILAQRIVDQASGHRLIVAIAGPPGSGKSTLADIVKTEIDVIHPNGCEIVPMDGFHYDNAILDEWGVRARKGAPHTFDVGGLAATLSRLRALPAGDVAVPVFDRPADRAYASARMVPAASQIILVEGNYLLLDDPSWRELEGLFDLSITIRCRFETLAQRLRTRWLDLGLSEDVAQSKCDTNDLPNCRLVIDQSRPADIIFDAGI, from the coding sequence ATGCCTGAAACGGTCACCAGCAGCAAAATACTGGCGCAAAGGATTGTCGACCAGGCATCCGGCCACCGGTTGATTGTGGCGATTGCCGGCCCTCCCGGCAGTGGCAAATCAACCCTTGCCGACATTGTGAAGACCGAGATCGACGTCATCCATCCAAACGGCTGCGAGATCGTGCCAATGGACGGGTTTCATTATGACAATGCCATTCTGGATGAATGGGGCGTGCGGGCCCGCAAGGGCGCCCCGCACACCTTTGACGTGGGGGGACTTGCCGCAACGCTGAGCCGCCTGCGGGCTTTGCCCGCCGGTGATGTGGCCGTGCCTGTCTTCGACCGCCCCGCTGATCGCGCCTATGCCTCTGCACGCATGGTGCCCGCCGCATCACAGATCATTCTGGTAGAGGGAAATTATCTGCTTCTGGATGATCCTTCATGGCGCGAGCTTGAGGGGCTGTTCGATCTGTCCATCACCATACGCTGCAGATTTGAAACGCTGGCACAAAGGCTGCGCACACGCTGGCTGGATCTTGGCCTGTCAGAAGATGTGGCACAGTCGAAATGCGACACCAACGATCTGCCGAACTGCCGGCTGGTGATAGATCAGAGCCGCCCGGCAGACATCATCTTCGACGCCGGAATCTAG
- a CDS encoding TauD/TfdA dioxygenase family protein, with translation MGISEPFYREGIVGLHIENTDASFGAFVTGVDLTKDLSSDLVAELRGLWLEHKVIAFPDQQMSDGDLERFSLYFGEFGEDPFLGPIEGHENIAAIQRNADETTPIFAENLHSDWSFLDVPPAGTCLFGITIPPAGGNTLFADQVAAYENLPDNLREQADSLVAIHSAEKGYAPDGKFGAADKAKGRSMNIITSESASRQTQHPFVRTHHETGQKALFSSAAYIQGFVGFDQQESEQLLAMFYEYQSAEEVLYSHRWSANMLVMWDNRSLLHAATGGYDGYDRLLHRTTVADTRF, from the coding sequence ATGGGAATATCCGAACCGTTTTATAGGGAGGGAATTGTGGGGCTGCATATTGAAAACACCGACGCTTCGTTTGGTGCCTTTGTGACCGGCGTTGATCTGACCAAGGACCTGTCGTCTGATCTTGTTGCAGAATTGCGCGGTCTATGGCTTGAACACAAAGTGATTGCCTTTCCCGATCAGCAGATGAGCGACGGGGATCTGGAGCGGTTTTCTCTGTATTTTGGTGAATTTGGAGAGGATCCCTTTCTTGGACCTATTGAAGGCCACGAAAACATCGCTGCCATACAGCGTAACGCGGATGAGACAACGCCTATCTTTGCAGAGAATCTGCATTCCGACTGGAGTTTTCTGGATGTACCGCCTGCCGGGACGTGCCTTTTTGGCATAACAATACCCCCTGCGGGCGGCAATACCCTGTTTGCTGACCAGGTGGCTGCTTATGAAAATCTGCCAGATAACCTGCGCGAACAGGCGGATTCGCTTGTTGCAATCCATTCAGCCGAAAAAGGCTACGCGCCCGATGGAAAATTCGGCGCGGCTGATAAGGCTAAAGGACGGTCGATGAATATCATCACCAGTGAATCAGCAAGCAGGCAAACACAGCATCCCTTTGTGCGAACACATCATGAGACGGGACAAAAGGCGCTGTTTTCATCGGCCGCCTATATCCAGGGCTTTGTGGGGTTTGACCAACAGGAAAGTGAGCAGTTGCTCGCGATGTTCTATGAATATCAAAGTGCCGAGGAGGTACTCTATTCCCACAGATGGTCCGCCAACATGCTGGTCATGTGGGATAACCGGTCGCTTCTTCATGCGGCAACCGGCGGCTATGACGGTTATGACAGGCTGCTTCATCGCACTACCGTCGCTGATACGCGGTTCTAG
- a CDS encoding GntR family transcriptional regulator, translated as MKDVGLALDRTQPLPLYYQTYEVLRSQLANGIWKVGDFLPPIPDLASRFSVSVVTIRQALDLLRQDGLVRSERGRGTSVLAGKVGVRPLDLKSKVSDLIRLYEDDSPEQEPLDEGVAMPALSESDFNLCKSYFFIKRAHVRDGMRYCLITLHIEEELFRRNEADFRQRLALPVLFESVDLKIGRVWQTLTIEKADHMVAASLKILPGDPVARVKRYITDSSNSLIYFAEAYNRHDCVQYRMELKA; from the coding sequence ATGAAGGACGTTGGCTTGGCCCTTGATCGAACCCAGCCATTGCCGCTGTATTACCAGACATATGAGGTGTTGCGCTCGCAGCTTGCCAACGGCATCTGGAAGGTCGGAGACTTTTTGCCACCAATTCCCGACCTGGCCTCCCGTTTCAGTGTGTCTGTGGTGACCATTCGTCAGGCTCTTGATCTGCTGCGGCAGGATGGCTTGGTCCGTTCTGAACGTGGCCGTGGCACCTCGGTATTGGCGGGCAAGGTGGGTGTCCGGCCATTGGATCTCAAATCTAAAGTGAGTGACCTGATCCGGCTTTATGAAGATGACAGTCCAGAGCAGGAGCCTCTTGACGAAGGCGTTGCCATGCCGGCCCTGTCGGAATCGGATTTCAATCTTTGCAAATCCTATTTCTTTATCAAGCGGGCGCATGTTCGTGACGGTATGCGATATTGTCTGATCACGCTTCATATCGAGGAAGAGTTGTTCCGAAGGAACGAGGCGGACTTCCGCCAGAGGCTGGCATTGCCGGTATTGTTTGAAAGCGTGGATCTGAAAATCGGGCGGGTCTGGCAGACGCTGACGATCGAAAAAGCCGACCATATGGTTGCTGCCTCGTTGAAAATTCTGCCGGGTGATCCGGTTGCCAGGGTCAAACGCTATATTACCGATAGTTCGAACAGTCTGATTTACTTCGCAGAAGCGTATAATCGGCATGACTGCGTCCAGTACAGGATGGAGTTGAAGGCATGA
- a CDS encoding GMC family oxidoreductase, with the protein MKPIDGPFTHIIVGAGSAGCLLANRLSARPDNNVLLVEAGGWDQDFWLKLPVGYFRSINNPSVSRHFATTPCEGTAGRSIDWPRGKVVGGSSSINGLIFIRGQKDTFDEWAALGNNGWSFNEVLPYFRRLESFAGPPSQYHGSHGELQVSQLRNDHPYCEAWLRSASQFGLPRNGDFNGVTTHGVGAYHLSIGRRWRSSAAKAFLKPAMNRQNLTVMTNVLVERIVISNRQAKGIKLRHNGETMEIMAHQEVILSAGAIQSPQLLQISGIGPGKLLKKLGIPVIVDRPAVGGNLQDHYQMRTIVRMKTTKSLNNQVRNPISLAKMGLDWVIRGRGALTVGAGQVGGGARTEHAPTAAPDIQFNVMPLSVDKPGDPLHRYSGFTAAVWQCHPESRGRVDIVSKDPAADPRIDPNYLGTELDQKTIVAGIKMLRDIYQQPGFRHLWDVEMVPGPDVKTDDEILDAARQGGGTVYHCTGTCRMGVDEDAVVTPDLKVRGIEGLRVVDASVMPVITSANTNAPTYMIAEKAADMILSAS; encoded by the coding sequence ATGAAGCCCATTGATGGCCCATTCACCCACATCATTGTTGGCGCCGGCTCGGCGGGCTGTCTTCTGGCAAACAGGCTGTCAGCCAGACCAGACAATAACGTCCTGCTGGTGGAGGCGGGCGGCTGGGATCAAGATTTCTGGCTGAAACTGCCGGTGGGATATTTCAGATCGATCAACAACCCATCGGTCTCACGTCATTTTGCCACCACGCCTTGCGAAGGCACCGCCGGCCGCTCGATCGACTGGCCCCGCGGCAAAGTGGTTGGAGGCTCAAGCAGCATCAATGGACTGATTTTCATTCGTGGCCAGAAAGACACCTTTGATGAGTGGGCGGCACTTGGAAATAACGGCTGGTCCTTCAATGAGGTGCTTCCCTATTTTCGGCGCCTCGAATCATTTGCCGGACCGCCGTCACAATATCATGGAAGCCATGGCGAGCTTCAGGTCTCACAGCTTCGCAACGATCATCCCTATTGCGAGGCCTGGTTGCGGTCAGCCAGCCAGTTTGGCCTGCCCCGCAATGGTGATTTCAATGGTGTCACCACACATGGCGTGGGTGCCTATCACCTCTCGATCGGACGCCGGTGGCGCAGCAGTGCGGCCAAGGCATTCCTCAAGCCGGCAATGAATCGGCAAAACCTCACGGTCATGACCAATGTGCTGGTAGAAAGAATCGTTATCTCTAATCGGCAGGCAAAAGGCATAAAGCTCCGCCACAATGGTGAAACAATGGAGATAATGGCACACCAGGAGGTCATTCTCAGTGCTGGCGCCATCCAGTCGCCGCAACTTCTGCAAATATCAGGTATTGGCCCAGGTAAATTACTGAAGAAACTGGGGATTCCAGTTATTGTCGACCGGCCCGCTGTTGGCGGCAATCTGCAGGATCACTATCAGATGCGAACCATCGTCAGGATGAAAACCACTAAATCGCTGAACAATCAGGTCCGCAACCCGATTTCCCTCGCAAAGATGGGGCTGGACTGGGTCATTCGGGGACGGGGGGCGCTGACAGTTGGCGCCGGCCAGGTTGGCGGCGGCGCCCGCACCGAACATGCGCCGACCGCTGCGCCTGACATCCAGTTCAATGTGATGCCGCTCTCGGTTGACAAACCCGGAGACCCCCTGCACCGCTATTCAGGATTCACCGCCGCGGTCTGGCAGTGTCACCCAGAGTCGCGTGGCCGGGTGGACATTGTCTCGAAAGACCCCGCTGCAGATCCAAGAATAGATCCGAATTACCTGGGCACCGAGCTTGATCAGAAAACCATTGTCGCCGGTATAAAGATGCTTCGCGATATCTATCAGCAGCCGGGTTTCCGCCATCTGTGGGATGTCGAGATGGTACCGGGACCGGACGTCAAGACCGACGACGAAATTCTTGATGCGGCACGGCAGGGTGGCGGCACGGTATATCACTGCACCGGCACCTGTCGCATGGGCGTTGACGAGGATGCGGTTGTCACGCCTGACCTTAAGGTACGCGGCATTGAGGGCTTGCGGGTTGTCGATGCATCTGTCATGCCGGTCATCACATCGGCAAACACCAACGCCCCCACCTATATGATCGCCGAAAAGGCTGCAGACATGATACTGTCCGCATCCTAG